TCGACCTCTATCTCGCCGAGGCCGACGGCACGGTCCTGGCACGCATCGTCGGCGAACCGGGTGCCGACGGTGCAGCCAGCTGGTCGCCTGACGGTTCGGCCATCGTCTTCGAGAGCGAACGCCGACGCCCCGGCAGCAGCGACCTGTACGTCCTTCGGCTCCGCCCGGAGCGCGAAGGCGGCCCACCCATGCCGCAGGGTCCGGCCCGTCGCATCACCACCGCCGCCGACGCCCGAACGCCGTTCTGGACCACGGACGGCCTGATCGTCTACTCGGCCGTCGCGGATCGCGGGACCGACGGTGCCCGAGAGCTACGCGTCGTCCGGCCCAACGGCAGAAACGACCGATCGCTCGGCATCGCAGGCGAGGCTCCCGTCGTCACGAGCGACGGCCGACTGCTGATCGCCGCCGATCGGGTCGGCACGGGCCGGCAGGTCTTTGCGGTGCCATTTGATGACGGCCGCGTGGTCCGGTAAGGGCGTGCGAGATCGCTCGTCGGTCCCGACAATTCGATCTAACGGTGTGCGCCATCGGAAGGACCACGCCTGAACAACGCCCGCGTCGACCTGGTCCTGCGTCAGCTCGACTCGCTCCCGGCCCTCCCGGCCGTGGCGGCGAAGTTGCTGGCGCTCACGAGCGACGAGTCCGGCGGCGACGCCGCGAAGATTGGTGAGCTCGTCGCCGGCGATCCGGCCATTGCAGCACGTGTCCTGCAGGTCGCCCGCCGTGCCGAAGCTGCCGGTCGCGACATCGACACGCTCCAGCAGGCCGTCGTCCGCCTCGGCAATCGCGGCGTGCGCGACTCGGTTCTGGCCGTTGGCGTGGCCAAAGTCCTCGACCGCGACGGCGTCGACGACGACGGTGCCTTTGGTGCGGCCGGCGGATTCTGGCGTCACAGCGTGGCCGTTGCGTGCTGCAGCGAGTTCCTGGCCCAGCGACTCAAGGACGTCCCGACGGGTGACGCGTTCTGCTGCGGGCTGCTGCACGACCTGGGCAAGCTCGCGCTCCACTCGACGCTACCCAAGGCCTACGACCGCATCGTCCGCGCGGCGCGCACCATGCGGTGCGACATCGCCGAGGTCGAGCGTCAGGTCGTCGGCATCGACCACCACATCGCCGGTGCCCGATTGGCCAAGCGCTGGAACCTGCCGCCGACGGTGTGCGACGCGATCGCGCTCCACCACGCCCGTCCCGAGCCCGGCGACCCGCCGGAGCGGCGGATGGTTTACCTCATCCACCTCGCCGACCAGATCACGCGGCAGCTGCATCTCGGCTTCAGCGGCAACTACACCTTCGGCACGCCGCAGGACGCGCTGCTGCGAGCACTGGGTCTCAAGCCGGCCGACGCCTCGGCGGCGATTCGGGTGCTGGTTCAGCTGACGCAGGAGCGGGCGTCGGCACTCGGGCTCGACGACGCGTCGGCTGACGCGATGTACCGCGACGGCATCGCCTCGGCCAACGACATCTGGCGGTCGGCCCACGACGATGTCGCTCGCCTGCGACGCGAGGCCATCGAAAACGCACAGAATGCGGAGCTCAACGAAGACCGCGAGCGCGAGCTGGCCGCACGTGCGGACGCCTTCGCATCGATGTCGTCGCTGTCGGACGAACTCGCCGCCGACGCCACGCCGCGCGACGTCATGCTCGGCATTGCCGAGACGGCCGGCACCGCGCTCAAGCTCGGCCCGGACGCGGCGGTCTTAGTCGCGGGCTACTTTCGAGATCACGAGGAGGCCGATGTCGCCGAGTTCGTCCTCTGCACGCCCACCGGCGGGCTCATCCGCGGCGACTGCGTCACCGGCGGGCCGGAAGATGGCGGCGCACCGAAGTGGACGGCGGGCGTGCTGGGTGGAGAAGTCTCGGGCATCGTCGCGACCGGTGGATCGCTGGAAACGGGCTTCGTCGCCTGGACCGGACAGGCCGATGCGACGGGATCGGAAACGCTCGGGTCGCTGCGTGTCGGCTGGAATCTGGCGATGAACCTTGCCGGCGCTCGCGAGAAGTCACGTCTGCTGGAGCAGCGTCTGGCTGAGGAAGCGCGTCAGGCCAAAGCCGCTCGCGAGCAGATCGCCCACGACCGCGCCTTGGTCGCCGTCGCCGAACTCGCCGCCGGTGCGGCCCACGAGATGAACAACCCGCTCATGGTCATCAGCGGACGCAGCCAGTTGCTCTACAACAACCTGCACGAGGTCCGCATGAAGCAGGCGGCCCTGGCGATCCATCACAACGCGGGTCGCATGAGCGAGATGATCGAAGAGCTCATGCGCTACGCGCGGCCGCCCGAGGCGGAGGTCGAGAAGGTCAAGGTGCGGAAGGTCGTCGACGAAGCGATCAAGCTCGTCGGCGCAACCTTGGACGAGGACGATCGCAAGGCGATCAACGAGATGAACATCGACGTGCCCGACTCACTGCCGCTGGTCGGCGTCGACGTGCGCCGCTGGGCCAGG
This genomic stretch from Planctomycetota bacterium harbors:
- a CDS encoding HDOD domain-containing protein, encoding MAAKLLALTSDESGGDAAKIGELVAGDPAIAARVLQVARRAEAAGRDIDTLQQAVVRLGNRGVRDSVLAVGVAKVLDRDGVDDDGAFGAAGGFWRHSVAVACCSEFLAQRLKDVPTGDAFCCGLLHDLGKLALHSTLPKAYDRIVRAARTMRCDIAEVERQVVGIDHHIAGARLAKRWNLPPTVCDAIALHHARPEPGDPPERRMVYLIHLADQITRQLHLGFSGNYTFGTPQDALLRALGLKPADASAAIRVLVQLTQERASALGLDDASADAMYRDGIASANDIWRSAHDDVARLRREAIENAQNAELNEDRERELAARADAFASMSSLSDELAADATPRDVMLGIAETAGTALKLGPDAAVLVAGYFRDHEEADVAEFVLCTPTGGLIRGDCVTGGPEDGGAPKWTAGVLGGEVSGIVATGGSLETGFVAWTGQADATGSETLGSLRVGWNLAMNLAGAREKSRLLEQRLAEEARQAKAAREQIAHDRALVAVAELAAGAAHEMNNPLMVISGRSQLLYNNLHEVRMKQAALAIHHNAGRMSEMIEELMRYARPPEAEVEKVKVRKVVDEAIKLVGATLDEDDRKAINEMNIDVPDSLPLVGVDVRRWARAISATVENAAQSLPSGGGAIDVSARPNLTGDGVVLTIRDNGCGMDEATLQRACDPFFSKRPAGRGRGMGLAAALRLVETGGGTLSLDSRQGEGTRAVFTLPVAMPAQRRKSA